From Amycolatopsis sp. WQ 127309:
GCCGTGACGTCGCCCGCCGGGACGACCATCAACGCCATCCGCGAGCTGGAGAAGCACGGCGTCCGCGCGGCCCTGCTCGACGCCATCGAGGCGGCCAGGGACCGCTCGGAGGCGCTGGGCAAGGCCCACGAGAGCTGAGCCGCCCATCGGGGCTGTTCCGCGGGTGGGGCCCGGCCAGGGCCTCATCGCCGGTGGCCGGTGCGTGGGCTCTCATCGCTCGAACGAGGCCTCTCTCGGCCTCGATGGTGCCCGGATTCGCCGTAATGGGCGATTACCGAGGTCTTGCACGCGCGAGTGGGTGTGCGTTAGCGCTGGTAGGAGCCCATCTCGGTGACAGGCGTCGCATTAGTCCCACCAGTCCCGCTACTCTCGATAGAGCACGTGCGTGTCGATACCACAGGTGGGGAAGCCTCGTGGCGCGACACGTGTCGAAGGACGCGGTAAACATGTCGCCGAACAAGAGGGAAGAGTTGCCCGCAGTCGGGCAGGTCCAGTTTCTGACGGTCGCCGAAGTGGCCACGCTGATGCGGGTCTCCAAGATGACCGTCTACCGTCTCGTGCACTCGGGTGAGCTACCCGCCGTCAGGGTGGGGAAGTCCTTCCGGGTGCCGGAAAAGGCAGTGCACGAGTACCTCCAGGGTGCTTATTACGACGTGGGTTGAACCAGTCGGCAGGCACGCCGCCGCCAGCGGCGCGCGGGGCTTGGACGTGCCCGCCGACCGGCCCGCGCAACGTGGCGGGTAACCTGGAAAACCGCTCGTGCCTGTGCGCTCCACCCGTTGGACGCTGCGCCGGGCAGCGTGACCGACGACGAACTAAGGAGCGCCCATGGGCTCTGTGATCAAGAAGCGCCGTAAGCGCATGTCCAAGAAGAAGCACCGCAAGCTGCTTCGCCGCACGCGAGTGCAGCGTCGGAAGGCCGGTAAGTAGCAACCCGGCTCAGCCGAGCGTGACCGTGGCCCGTCCAGTCTCTGGACGGGCCACGTCCATGTGGTGGGCCGCCTCCCCTGTTCGAGTGAGGCGTCCGTCGCTTTTGGGCCCCTAGCGGTTAATAGCATGTAAGACACCCGGGAGCTACCACTGATGAGCGGTAACATCTCAAGGGTGTCCGCGCGATGCTTCCAGTGAGTGCAGGTTCGCGCACCTTGGGTGATCGTCCACCCCCCACACGCCCTACGCCGCAGGGAGCCGTATGCCGTCGAACGTCGTGCTCGTCACCGGGGTCGCCGGGGAGCTGGGTGGGAAACTGCTCGCCCGGCTCGGCAACAACCCCGACTTCGAGCGGGTCATCGGCGTCGACACGGTACCGCCGGACAAGACCGTGCTGCAGCGCATGGGAAACGCCGAGTTCGTGCGCGCGGACATCCGGAACCCGTTGATCGCCAAGGTGATCAGCACGGCCGAAGTGGACACCGTGGTGCACGCGTCGTGCACCGCGCACCCCGCCGGCCCGGGCCGGCGCACGGCCATCAAGGAAGTCAACGTCATCGGCACCATGCGGCTGCTCGCGGCCTGCCAGCGTTCCCCGTTGGTGCGCAAGCTGGTCGTCAAGTCGACCGCGGCGGTCTACGGCGCGGGCGCGCGCTCGCAGGCGGTGTTCACCGAGGACTCCGAGCTCATCCCGACGTCGACCAGCGGGTACGCGAAGGACGCCGTCGAGATGGAGGGGTACGTGCGCGGCCTGACGCGGCGCCGTCCCGACATCACCGTGACGCTGTGCCGCTTCGCCAACATCATCGGGCCGTCGACCGACACGGTCCTGTCCCGCTACTTCGCGCTGCCGGTGGTGCCGACCGTTTTCGGTTACGACGCGCGGATCCAGCTGCTGCACTCCTCGGACGCGCTGTCCGTTTTGGAGCGGGCGACGATCGAGGACAAGCCCGGCGTGTTCAACGTGAGCTCCGAAGGGGTACTCACGCTCTCACAGGCGATCCGGCGAGCGGGCCGGGTCGAGCTGCCGATGCCGCGGAGCGTGGTTCCGTCGGTCGGCAAGGTGCTGCGCGGCGCGCGCGTCGTCGACTTCTCCGCCGACCAGGTGCGGCTGCTGAACTTCGGCCGGGTGGTGGACATCACCAAGCTGAAGCAGGAGTTCGGCTACACCCCGCGGTGGACCACGCGGGAGGCGTTCGACGACTACGTCGTCGGCCGCGGCCTGCGTCCGGTGCTCGACGGCGGTCGGCTCGCGGGCCTGGCCGGCAAGGTGCTGGTCGCCGCGGCGACCGGACAGGCGAGCCGGTGAGCAGGTCGAGCAGGCCGCACGACTTGAACGACGTGGAAGGCGAGGCGGAGACGGTGGGCGGTGCCGAGGCGCAGGTCATCCCCCTGCACGGACCGGGCCGCGAGAAGCCGGCGGCCTCGCCCGCCGCCTCCGCGGCCGCGGCGGACCTGCGGGAGGCCGATGCCGCGCGCGAAGACGCCCCGGTCGTCGCGTTCCCCGGCGCCGAGGCCCCGGCCCCGGCGCCCGAGGTGCTCTCGGACGCGGCGCGCTCCGCGCTCGGCTTCATCCGCGACCGGCTGACCGGCGACTACACCGTCGACGAGTTCGGCTTCGACGCCGAGCTGACCGACGCCGTGTTCCTCCCGCCGCTGCGCGCGCTGTACCGGAACTGGTTCCGCGTCGACACGTTCGGCGTCGAGAACCTCCCGGCCGAGGGCGGCGCGCTGCTGGTGTCCAACCACTCGGGCACGTTGCCGCTGGACTCCCTGATGACGGCGGTCGCGGTCCACGACGAGACCGGCGGCCGGCACCTGCGCGGCCTCGGCGCCGACCTGGTGTTCCAGGTGCCGCTGGTGGGTTCGTTCGCCCGCAAGTCCGGCCAGACGCTGGCCTGCAACGCGGACGCGGAACGCCTGCTGCGCAAGGGTGAGCTGGTCGGCGTGTGGCCGGAGGGCTTCAAGGGCGTCGGCAAGCCGTTCTCGTCGCGCTACAAGCTGCAGCGCTTCGGCCGCGGCGGGTTCGTGTCGGCGGCGCTGCGCGCGGGCGTCCCGATCATCCCGGTGTCGGTGATCGGCGCCGAGGAGATCTACCCGAAGCTAGGTGACATCAAGGTGCTGGCCCGGATGCTGGGCCTGCCGTACTTCCCGGTGACGCCGTTCTTCCCGCTGCTCGGCCCGCTGGGCGCGATCCCGCTCCCGACGAAGTGGAGCATCGAGTTCGGCGAGCCGATCCCGACCGACTCGTTCGGGCCGGACGCCGTGGACGACCCGATGCTGGTCTTCCAGCTGACGGACCAGGTGCGCGAGTCGATCCAGCAGACGCTCTACCAGCGCCTTTCGCAGCGCAAGTCCGTCTTCCGCCGCTGAACGCAGCCGTCCACCGAGCGTAAAATCCGCGTGAGGTCACGCATCTTTCCTAGCGAAAGTGACGCCTTGGGCCGGGCGCGTCAGCGGCGGCGGTAAGCCATCCCCGCGGCCACCGCCCCCGCCAGCGCCCCGGCCCCCAGTACCGAAGGTACCCCGATCTTCGCCGCTTTACGGCCGGTGCGGAAGTCGCGGATCTCCCAGCCGCGCGCGCGGGCGACGTCCCGCAGCCCGCCGTCCGGGTTGACCGCGACCGCTGTGCCCACCGCCGACAGCATCGGGATGTCGTTGGCCGAGTCCGAATAAGCCGTGCAGCGCTTGAGGTTCAGGCCCTCACGCGACGCCAGCGCGCGGACCGCGTGGGCCTTCGCGCGGCCGTGCAGCAGGTCGCCGACCAGCCGGCCGGTGTAGACGCCCTCGCGCGTCTCCGCGACCGTGCCCAGCGCGCCCGTCAGGCCCAGGCGGCGCGAGATGATCGCCGCCAGCTCGATCGGGGTCGCCGTGACCAGCCAGACGCGCTGGCCGGCGTCGAGGTGCATCTGGGCGAGCGCGCGGGTGCCGGACCAGATCTTGTCCGCCATCAGCTCGTCGTAGATCTCTTCGCTGATCGACGTCAGCTCGGCCACCGTGCGGCCGGCCACAAAGGACAGTGCGCGCTCGCGGTGGGTCTTGATGTCTTCCTTGTTCTCGCGGCCGCCGAGGCGGAACTTGATCTGGCCCCAGACGAAACCGGCGAGGTCGGACGACGTGAAGAACTTGCGCGCCGCGAGCCCGCGGGCGAAGTAGAAGATCGACGCGCCCATCATCATCGTGTTGTCGACGTCGAAGAAGGCGGCCGCGGTGAGGTCGGGCGGCGCGGGCGGGGCGGGGGGCTCAGCGGCTTCGGAAACCACGCGGGCGTGGGCGGCCTCGGCCGACGCTTCGCCCGCGAGCGTGGCGAGCCGTTCGAGCTCCTGACTCTTGTCCCTGCCACGCCAAGCTGACACGCACACCGCCTCCACGTCTGCCCACGTCTGACCACGTCCCTGCGGACGTCCGGTCCTTCGCACAGCGTAGCGAGCCGCCCACCGCGGCGTCGCAGGTGTGGCCCGGACCTCAGCCGATGACGATCGGCGGCAGGCCCGGCAGCAGCGGCGGGATCGACACGATCGGCGGCGGCCTCGACGTCGAGGTCACCGGCGGCCGGGAGGTCGACGACGGCTGGCCGAACACCGGCGGCGGCGTGATCCCGCCGGTCGGCGCGGGCGTCTCCGCCGTCGCCGTCGCGTCCGACGGCGGGAGCTGGGTGCCGGTCGGGGCCGGCGCGGTGCTCTCGGCGGTCGAGGAGGACGACGACGTCGGCGCCGAGGACACCTCGCCGCCCGAGGACGGCGCTGGGCGCTGCGTGCACTCGCCGGTCGCCGGGATCAGGCCCAGGTCGTCGGCGGTGCCGGTGGTGATCTGGTAGCAGTTCAGCCGCGCCACCAGGCCGCTCGTGCGCTCCTGGACCTTGCCGAGCAGGGTCCGCACGTCGCCGAACACCGAGGCGGCGCCGGCCGGCAACGCGGCCTGCTGCGCCGCGAGCCGGGCCGCTTGGTTCCGGGCCCACAGCCGGACGTCGGAGAGCTGCTGCGCGCCACTGCCGTCGCTGGTCGCGACCGCGGTCAGCTGGGTGACGCCGGCGCGCAGGTCGGTGGCGAAGTCGTCGTACGCCGTCTGGTAGTCGGCCGGGCTCGCGCCTTCGGCGGCCAGCTCGCCCAGCTCGGTGACGCGGTTGGTGGCGAATTCGAGGTGCTTCTGGGCCTTCTGCTGGTCACCGAAGGTGAGGTTCAGCGACGTCGTCTCGCCGGCGCGCTTCACGGCGTACAGCGCGTCACCCGGCAACGCGCCGCGGGAGAGCACCAGCGTCAGTCCGGAGAGCACGAGGACGAGGAAGAGCGCGGCGGCCACCAGGTCGGCGGTCCGCGGCCGCCACCGCCGTACCGGGGTGGCCGCCGCCGTCTCGAGGCGGCCCGCGATCTCCGCGCGGATCCGCTGCCGCGTTTCCAGGTCCGGCGCCCCGGCCGCGCCGAGTTCGCGCAGGGCGCCGACGACGGCCAGCTCGTCGGCGAACTCGCCGTCCCGGCGTACCGGGGACGGCTCCAAAGCACGCGCGAACCGATCCGCGTCGGTTCGCTCACGCGCAAACCTCACTGCGCCAGCTCCATCTCGGGCCGTGGCCGGTCCTGACACCGGTCTGGCAGGAGTAACGATCCAGAAGGCGCGATGGTTACCGGATTCGGTCGATGAACCGAAAAGTTCGCGGGTTCAGCGCAATCCGGTGGGCAGGAGTTGTGCCAGCCTGCGCACCGCCCGGTGCTGCAGCGCCTTGATGGCGCCCTCGTTGCGGTTCATGATCTGGGCCGTCTCGGCCACGGAGAGTCCCTGCAGGAACCGCAGGATGATGCATTCCCGCTGGTCGTCGCCCAGTTCCGCGACGCAGCGCAACAACTCGGTGCGGGTCGCGCGGCTGATGGCCTCCTGCTCGGGGCCGGCCTGCGCGGTCGCGCCGACGCTGAACGGCGCCGAACCGGGTTCGGTCACCTCGTCGGTGACGACTTCGAGGCGGTACCGGCTCGACTTCACGTGGTCGAGCACGAGGTTGCGGGCGATGGTGACGAACCAGGCCCCGACGTCACGTCCCTGGTAGCTCACCGACGTGATCCGGCGCAGCGCGCGCAGGAACGTCTCGCTGGTGACGTCCTCGGCGAGGTCGCGGTCGCCCAGCCGGAAGAGCACGTAGCGGTAGACGACGTCGACGTAGCGGTCGTAGAGGCGGCCGAAGGCGGACGAGTCGCCGTCCTGCGCGGCGCGCACCAGGTCCCACGCCTCGGCCTTGAGGGCTTCGGCGCGCTCTTCGTCGGAGGCGGAGGCTCCCGGCGCCTGGCGGCTCAGCGGCACGGCCGAAGATCGTCCGAAGACGCGATCGGCGACCATGAAAACGGGCCCGCGGCTCACGGCGGTCGGCACTGTCATCGGGCGGCACCTCCGGCGGCGGCTCGGACCCAGTGGGCCACGGTACCCCCGATGAGCGGGCGAGCAGGGGCCTGCCGGCTCGCGTGCCCCACGACGTCGTGGGCAGGCAAGTTCGTCACGGCGACTCCCTCTCTCCGATCGCGGCGGTGATCATCACCACCCCCCGCGACGCAGTGCAGCATACGTGTAGTTACCGCGAAGTAGGTAGTGGCTCGGGTCTTGTGAAGGGGCGACGCTCGCGGTGTTCCCCCATGACGTCGCGCGAGATGACAGACTTGCAACGCTTCGCGGGACGACGGGAAGGCGGGCCACGGGTGAGTGCCGGTGCAGAGACGTTGTCCGGGGTCGGCGAGCTGCTCGGCCGGGCCGCCGCGACGTGGCCGGAGCACCCGGCCGTGCGGGAGACCGGTGGCGGCCGGACGCTGACCTACCGTCAGCTCACGGCCGCGGTCGAAGCCCAGGCCAAGACACTTACGGGTGCGGGTGTCACACCCGGCGACCGGGTCGCGCTGCGGCTGCCGACGTCGGCCGATTTCGCCGTCGCGTTCTTCGGCGCGCTGCGGGCCGGCGCGATCGCCGTCCCGGTGTCGCCGCAGTCGCCGGGACCCGAGCTCGAGCAGCTGGTCGAGCACAGTGGCGCTAAGGTTGTCATCCATCGCGACACGGATACGGCGCTGCCGGCCGGGGTGATCGGTCTCACTCCCGAAGCTGACCCGGATGGAGCAACCGGGTTCGCGGACGCCGGGGGAACCGGCGAGGAAACCGCGGTCATCTCGTACACCTCCGGCACCACCGGGCCGCCGCGCGGCGTGATGCTTTCGCACCGCGCGCTGCTGGCGAACCTGGCCCAGCTGAGCGGCGTCGACGGCGTCCTCGAACACGACGACCGCGTGCTGATCACCATCCCGCTCTTCCACGTCTACGGCCTCGGGCCCGGCCTGCTGCAGGCCGTCGCCGTCGGCGCGACCGCGGTCCTGTCGGAGCGCTTCGAAGCCCAGCGCACGCTGGCGGACTGCGCCGAACACGGCGTCACCACGATCACCGGCGTCCCGACGATGTACGCCGAGTTCGCCGCGCTGGGCGCCGAGGAGCTCGGCCGGGGACTGGCCACGGTCCGGCGGATGACGTCGGGCGCGGCACCGCTGCACCCGAAGGTGCTCGGCGCGATCCGGGAGGCCACGGGTCTCGACGTCTTCGAGGGCTACGGCCTCACCGAGTGCGCGCCGGTGGTGACGTCGACGCTGGTCACCGGCTACCCGAAGCCCGGTTCGGTCGGCAGCCCGCTGCCCGGCGTCGAGCTGCGGCTCGTCGACAGCGACGGCACCGACCAGGCCGTGCCGCTCGACCCGGACGACGTCGACGACGTCTTCGAGGCCGAGGGCGAGACCGGGCTGGTGTCGATCCGCGGCGCGAACCTGTTCTCCGGTTACTGGCCCGACGGCGCCCACGGGCCGGACGACGAGGGCTGGTTCCGCACCGGCGACGTCGGCTACCTCGACGTCGACGGCGACCTGCACCTGGTCGACCGGGCCAACGACCTGATCATCGTCAACGGCTTCAACGTCTTCCCGAACGAGGTCGAGGCGGTCATCGCGCAGCTGCCTGAGGTGGCCGAAGCCGCGGTCGTGGGGGTCGTCGACGAGCGCAGCGGCGAGGCCGTGAAGGCGTTCGTGGTGCCGGTCCCGGGCGCGTCGCTGTCCGAGCAGCAGGTCGTCGACCAGTGCACCGCCCACCTGGCCGGGTACAAGGTGCCGCACGCGGTGGAGTTCGCCGAGTCGCTGCCGCACTCGGCCACCGGGAAGCTGCGCCGGATGCGGCTGCGGTAGTAATGGCGGCATGGCACAGGAAGTGACGGTCATGGGCCGGGTCGGCTGCCACCTCTGCGAGGTGGCGGAGGCCGACGTCGCCCGCATCTGCGGCGAGCTGGGTGTCGCGTGGAAGTCCGAGGACGTCGACACGGACCCGGAGTGGCGCGCGGAGTACGGCGACCGCGTCCCGGTGATCCTGGTCGACGGCGCCGAGCACGGCTACTGGCGCGTCGAAGAGGACCGGCTGCGCAAGGCGCTTTCGTCCTGAACGTCCCGGCTTGGTGAAGCCGTAACACGTCCGTAAGCACTGAAGCCCCACCCGAACGGCCTACCGCTCCGAAGATGGAGGGGTGAGCACCTTGCAGGACGCGCCTGCCCCGCCCGAGGCGCCCAGGCGGCTTTCGCTGCCGGTCGCGACGCTGATCGGCCTTCTCGCCCTGGCCGCCGCCCTCGGCGTCGGGCACCTGGTCGCGGGCTTCGTCGGTTACACGGCCTCGCCGTTCATCGCGGTCGCGAACTACGTCGTCGACCACAGCCCGACCGGCATCGTGAAGTGGGCCGAGCGGACGCTGGGCACCTGGGACAAGCCGATCCTCAAGCTCGGCCTCGCCGTCGTGCTGGTGCTGTTCGCGGTGGCCGCCGGGCAGCTGTCCCGGCGCAAGCCGCTGGCCGGGCAGGTGCTCGTCGGGCTGCTCGGCGCCGCCGGGATCGCCGCCGTGTTCGTGCGCACCGACCTCGGACAGGTCTCGCTGCTCGCGCCGGTCGCCGCGCTCGTCGCCGGGCTGACCGTGTTCACAATGCTGCACCGCCTCGTGCTGCCGCCCGAGCTCGCCCGCTACGACCGGGGCTTCGACCGGCGGAAGTTCATCCGCACCGGCGTCGGCATCGCGGCCGGGGCCGGCGTCGCCGCCGTGGTCGGCGAAGTGGCCGGGACCAGCACGAACGCCGAGGACTCGCGGGCCGCCGTCGGGCCGCTCGTGCCCGCGCGCACCGCGCCGCCGCTGCCCGCCGACGCCGACTTCGTCAAGCTCGGCTCACCGCCGTTCATCACGCCCAACGCGGACTTCTACCGGATCGACACCGCACTGGTCGTGCCGCAGATCCGCACCGAGGACTGGGGCCTGAAGATCCACGGGATGGTCGACCAGGAGGTGAACTTCACCTACAAGGACATCCGCGACCGGCCGCTCGTCGAGCGCCGGGTGACGCTGACCTGCGTGTCCAACGAGGTGGGCGGGAACCTGATCTCGAACGCGTCGTTCATCGGCGTCGACCTCGTCGACCTGCTCGACGAAGCCGGCGTGCAGACCGGCGCCGAGCAGATGTTCGCGACCAGCGTCGACGGCTGGACCTGCGGCACCCCGGCGAACGTCGCGCTCGACCCGGCGCGCGGCGCGATGCTCGCGATCGGGATGAACGGCGAGCCGCTGCCGGTCGAGCACGGCTTCCCGGCGCGGATCGTCATCCCCGGCCTCTACGGCTACGTGTCCGCGACCAAGTGGGTCAAGGACCTCGAGTTCACCAAGTGGGACGCGCGGCAGTCGTACTGGCTCAACCGCGGCTGGGCCGAGCAGGCGCCGATCAAGACCGAGTCCCGGATCGACACCCCGACCGGGTTCGCGAAGGTCACCGCGGGCAAGGTCCGGCTGGCCGGCACGGCGTGGGCGCAGCACACCGGCATCGCGAAGGTCGAGGTCCGGCTCGACCAGGGCGAGTGGCGCGAAGCCACCCTTTCGGCGGAGGTGAGCAAGGACACCTGGCGCCTCTGGTGGCTCGAGCTCGACGTCCCCGGCGGCACGCACCAGGCGTTCGTCCGGGCCACCGACCAGGACGGCTACACCCAGACGGAGAACACCGCCGACCCGGTGCCCGACGGCGCCACCGGCTGGCACTCCGTCACCCTCGACGCGCACTGACGACCCGGAAACCCTTGTGCGGCCGGTGATCCGGCCCGATCGACCCGCGCTTGAGGCCGCCGCGGCCGCCCGCGCGCACACTCGGGGGGTGCCGAACCGCCTCCGACCAGTGACTTTGTGCGTGCGTTCACAAGTGGACTACCGTAGGACCATCGCCTCCCGGTGGTCCGGCATCGAACCGGACGCCGGGCCCTGGGTCAAGACACAGTTCCGAACGGTCGCGGCGATGGCCGGCAGGTGCGCAGCGGGCAGGAGACACGGCGTGGTGACACAGCGCGGGGGGCGTGACGGAGCGGACTCCGCCGGCCGGCCGCCACGGCGGTCCCGCCGGCCGGACACGCCGGACGCCGACAACGCGCCGACGGCCGAGATGCCCGCCGTGCCCGCGGCCGCCGTGAACGGCCGCGCCAACGGCAACGGGGATGCCCCCGAGGCCGTCCGGGCGAAGCAGATCCCCGAAGCGGCCGTCGCCCGGTTGGCCGTCTACCTCCGCGTGCTGTCCGCGATGTCGGAACAGGGCGCGACGACCGTTTCGAGCGAAGAGCTTTCGCAGGCCGCCGGCGTCAACTCCGCGAAGCTGCGCAAAGACCTCTCGTACCTGGGCTCCTACGGCACCCGCGGCGTCGGCTACGAGGTCAGCGTCCTGGTCAGCCAGATCGAGCGGATCCTCGGCCTGACCCGGCAGCACAAAGTGGCCGTGGTCGGGATCGGCAACCTCGGTCACGCGCTGGCCAACTACGGCGGCTTCCCGGGGCGCGGGTTCCCGGTGGAGGCCCTGTTCGACCTGGACTCGGACCTGATCGGCGTGCCGGTCGGCGGCCTGCCGGTCTCCCACATGGACGACATCCCGCGGGTCTGCGCCGAGCGCGGGATCTCCATCGGCGTGATCGCCACCCCGCCCACCGCGGCGCAGTCGGTGTGCGACCGCCTGGTCGCCGGCGGCGTCCAGTGCATCCTCAACTTTGCTCCCGTCGTGCTGCAAGTTCCTGCTCACATCGAGGTCCGCAAGGTGGATTTGGCCGTCGAGCTGCAGATACTGTCATTTCACGTAGCCCGTCGGGCGGATGATGCTGCGAGCAACCAGGGCAATTCCGGATTACCCGCAGCGGGTCTGCCGTCCGACAATGGCAAGAGCAGCGGACGGAACGGCGCGGGTCCGGACGGCGGACGGGAAGTGGTGGTGCGCTCATGAGCGAGCCTGCGAGTGAATCATTCAACACAGCGCAGCCGCTTAGGCGCTCACCGAGCGTCAGCGAGGTGACGGCATGAGCGTCTTGGCAGTGGGCTTGTCCCATCGCAGCGCCGAGCTGAGCACGTTGGAACGCGTCGCGGTACCGGCGCCCGAGATCGGCAAGGTGCTCGACGAGCTGCAGCAGGCCGAGCACATCAGCGAGGTCATGCTCGTCTCGACGTGCAACCGCATCGAGGTCTACGCGGTGGTCGAGACCTTCCACGGCGGCCTGAACGACGTCTCGGAAGTCCTCGCCCGCCAGGCCGGGATGACGCCCGCCGACCTGTACGACAGCCTGTACGTGCACTACGCCGGCGCCGCGGTCGAGCACCTGTTCTCGGTCACCTCCGGCCTGGACTCGATGGTCGTCGGCGAGACGCAGATCCTCGGCCAGATCCGCTCCTCCTACGCCACCGCGCGCGAGGCCGGCACGGTCGGCCGCACGCTGCACGAGCTGATCCAGACCACGCTGCGCGTCGGCAAGCGCGTGCACACCGAAACCGGCCTCGACCAGCTGGGCGCGTCGGTCGTGTCCGAAGCGCTCGCCGCGGCCGGGGACGTCACCGGCAAGCACGCCGTCATCGTCGGCGCCGGCTCGATGGGCGCGCTGAGCGCGTCGCAGCTGCGCAAGGCCGGCATCGGCGAGATCACCGTCGCCAACCGCACCGACGCCCGCGCGCGCCGGCTCGCCGCGAACGTGTCCGAGCAGGGCGTGCCCGCCCGTGCGATCGCGCTGTCCCAGGTCGCCGACGCGGTGCGTGACGCCGACGTCGTGATCTGCTGCACCGGCGCGCAGGACGCCGTGTTCGGCCCCGAGCAGGTCCTGCCCCGCGGGGGCCGCGCCCTGGTCGTCTGCGACCTCGGTCTGCCCCGCGACGTCGACCCGGCGGTCGGCGAGCTCGACGGCGTGCGCGTCGTCGACCTGGCGACCGTCCAGCGCCGGATGCGTGAAGCCGGCACCCCGACCACTGACCGGCAGACGGCGAAGGCCACCGGCATCGTGCTCGACGAGGTGCGCGAGTACCTCGCCGGCCAGCGCAGCGCCGAGGTCACCCCGACGGTGACCGCGTTGCGCAAGCGCGCGGCCGAGGTCGTCGACGCCGAGCTGCTGCGGCTGGACCACCGGCTGCCCGATCTCGAACCGGGCGTCCGCGAAGAGGTCGGCCGCACGGTCCGCCGGGTGGTCGACAAGCTGCTGCACGCGCCGACGGTGCGGGTCAAGCAGCTGGCCGCCGAGACGGCCGACACCGACTACGCGAACGCGTTGCGCGAACTGTTCTGCCTCGACCCGCAGGCACCCGCCGCGGTGGCGAGCCCGACGCCCCCACCAGAGAAGAAGTAGTAAGTGACCAGAGTCATTCGCATGGGTACGCGCGGATCGAAGCTCGCGCTCGCCCAGACCGGGCACGTCGCCGACGCCCTGCGCGCCACCGGCGCCGAGGTCGAGATCGTCACGGTGACCACGCCCGGGGACAAGTCGATGGCGCCGATCCCGACGATCGGCGTCGGCGTGTTCACCTCCGCGCTGCGGGAAGCGTTGCTGCGCAACGAGGTCGACGTCATCGTCCACTCGTACAAGGATCTGCCGACCGCGCCGGAGCCGGGCATCTCGCTCGCCGCCGTGCCGCCGCGCGCGGACCCGCGGGACGCGCTGATCGCGCGTGACGGGCTGACTCTCGGCGAGCTGCCGCCGGGCGCGACGGTGGGCACCGGCTCGCTGCGGCGCACCGCGCAGCTGCGCGCGCTGGGTCTCGGTTTGGAAATCGTGCCGATTCGCGGCAATATCGACACCCGCATGCGCAAGGTCACCGACGGCGAGCTGGATGCCGTGGTGCTCGCACGTGCCGGACTGGCCAGGGTCGGCATGGTCGAGGTCATCACCGAGACCCTCGACCCGATCCAGATGCTGCCCGCGCCCGCACAGGGCGCGCTGGCGGTGGAGTGCCGGACCGCCGACGTGGACCTCGAGCACCTGCTCGCATCCACGCTGGACGACGAGGGCACGCGGGCCGCGGTGACGGCCGAGCGTGCTTTGCTGGCCGCGCTCGAGGCGGGGTGCAGCTCGCCCGTGGGCGCGCTCGCCGAGATCGTCGAAGATCTCGACGCCGAGGGCAAGGTCGTGGAACGGATCTCGCTGCGCGGCACCGCCGCGATCGAGGGCGAGGAAGGCGTGGTGGACATGGTCCGGGCCATCGCGCTGGCCGACAAGCACCAGGCCGCCCAGCTGGGCAAGGACCTGGCCG
This genomic window contains:
- a CDS encoding glutamyl-tRNA reductase; this encodes MSVLAVGLSHRSAELSTLERVAVPAPEIGKVLDELQQAEHISEVMLVSTCNRIEVYAVVETFHGGLNDVSEVLARQAGMTPADLYDSLYVHYAGAAVEHLFSVTSGLDSMVVGETQILGQIRSSYATAREAGTVGRTLHELIQTTLRVGKRVHTETGLDQLGASVVSEALAAAGDVTGKHAVIVGAGSMGALSASQLRKAGIGEITVANRTDARARRLAANVSEQGVPARAIALSQVADAVRDADVVICCTGAQDAVFGPEQVLPRGGRALVVCDLGLPRDVDPAVGELDGVRVVDLATVQRRMREAGTPTTDRQTAKATGIVLDEVREYLAGQRSAEVTPTVTALRKRAAEVVDAELLRLDHRLPDLEPGVREEVGRTVRRVVDKLLHAPTVRVKQLAAETADTDYANALRELFCLDPQAPAAVASPTPPPEKK
- the hemC gene encoding hydroxymethylbilane synthase; protein product: MGTRGSKLALAQTGHVADALRATGAEVEIVTVTTPGDKSMAPIPTIGVGVFTSALREALLRNEVDVIVHSYKDLPTAPEPGISLAAVPPRADPRDALIARDGLTLGELPPGATVGTGSLRRTAQLRALGLGLEIVPIRGNIDTRMRKVTDGELDAVVLARAGLARVGMVEVITETLDPIQMLPAPAQGALAVECRTADVDLEHLLASTLDDEGTRAAVTAERALLAALEAGCSSPVGALAEIVEDLDAEGKVVERISLRGTAAIEGEEGVVDMVRAIALADKHQAAQLGKDLAAELLDLGAGALSGPAQ
- a CDS encoding molybdopterin-dependent oxidoreductase, with translation MSTLQDAPAPPEAPRRLSLPVATLIGLLALAAALGVGHLVAGFVGYTASPFIAVANYVVDHSPTGIVKWAERTLGTWDKPILKLGLAVVLVLFAVAAGQLSRRKPLAGQVLVGLLGAAGIAAVFVRTDLGQVSLLAPVAALVAGLTVFTMLHRLVLPPELARYDRGFDRRKFIRTGVGIAAGAGVAAVVGEVAGTSTNAEDSRAAVGPLVPARTAPPLPADADFVKLGSPPFITPNADFYRIDTALVVPQIRTEDWGLKIHGMVDQEVNFTYKDIRDRPLVERRVTLTCVSNEVGGNLISNASFIGVDLVDLLDEAGVQTGAEQMFATSVDGWTCGTPANVALDPARGAMLAIGMNGEPLPVEHGFPARIVIPGLYGYVSATKWVKDLEFTKWDARQSYWLNRGWAEQAPIKTESRIDTPTGFAKVTAGKVRLAGTAWAQHTGIAKVEVRLDQGEWREATLSAEVSKDTWRLWWLELDVPGGTHQAFVRATDQDGYTQTENTADPVPDGATGWHSVTLDAH
- a CDS encoding glutaredoxin family protein; amino-acid sequence: MAQEVTVMGRVGCHLCEVAEADVARICGELGVAWKSEDVDTDPEWRAEYGDRVPVILVDGAEHGYWRVEEDRLRKALSS
- a CDS encoding redox-sensing transcriptional repressor Rex is translated as MVTQRGGRDGADSAGRPPRRSRRPDTPDADNAPTAEMPAVPAAAVNGRANGNGDAPEAVRAKQIPEAAVARLAVYLRVLSAMSEQGATTVSSEELSQAAGVNSAKLRKDLSYLGSYGTRGVGYEVSVLVSQIERILGLTRQHKVAVVGIGNLGHALANYGGFPGRGFPVEALFDLDSDLIGVPVGGLPVSHMDDIPRVCAERGISIGVIATPPTAAQSVCDRLVAGGVQCILNFAPVVLQVPAHIEVRKVDLAVELQILSFHVARRADDAASNQGNSGLPAAGLPSDNGKSSGRNGAGPDGGREVVVRS